From Candidatus Poribacteria bacterium:
TTTTAAGACCGACAAGGAAGGAAAACGTGTCTTCAACCCTGAAGGTTTCTGGTTAAACGAGACGCTTACACCAGCAGGTCAGAACATCGTTACGGAACTTTACGACAAGCATAACCTCCACGGTAAGGTCCATCACGAATCTGGGGCAGTTATTACTGAGAATATTTTGGCGATGTACGACTTTGAACCGGATTTCGTAGAAGCTGCGACAGCTGTTGTCTTCGCACATCTAAAGCCTACGAACCTCACAGAGGAGAACTTTAAACTGCTCTACAACAGGATTGAAAACCAGATCCTCTATGATGCAGACACTATGGATCCGAACGTCGGCTATACCGGTTTTTTCCGAAACATTCACATTCACGCCTATTTCGCACTCCAACGCGGAAGTTTCGATTTAGAGGATTATGTGCGGAACCTGCCGCGCTGGATTAACTCCAAGCAGGAATTCGTTGACAAACTTCTAACCGAATCCTCTCGTGAACTTGCCCAAGGGCGACAGGACAGGAATCAGCGGCTTTTCTTGCAAATGGTAGATGAATTAGACGATATGGAGATCAATCGGAAATACGGGCTGCTCGGTATCATCGAATATTTTGTGAGCGAAAATGAGGACCCGCACTTCTTGAACCAACTTAACCACCTGACAAATGAGTGGCTGCCACAAAGGAAACAGTGGTTGGCAGAAGAGGAGAAAGACGCATCAGCACGTGACCGCGCCCAAGCGGCTATTGATCGGGTTGACGATTTCCTGACGCTAATGACCCGCGAAAGCAAGGGAGAGGTTTAAGGCAAACTTGCCAAGAAGGAGTTTTTTATGAATAACGTAGCAACGGGAGCACATACAGACGCTGTTCAATTTCCGTATCCAGTAGACCTTTATCGTTTTGACACGAGTGCGAAGGGAATCTCTGGTGGATTTCCAGCCGTAACCGAGGCAGACATCGAATACTTCCATCAATATGGTTACCTCGTCATCAATGATGCCTTCAGTCCGACCGAAGTCGAAGATGCATTGGCAGGGATGGTTCATCTGATGGATGGGAAATGCCCCGATTTCCGAGCGATTCAATTTGAACCGAAACTCGCCAAGCAGAAAAACGAAATGGAAGTTCAAGAACGTCGGGACGCTATCAGAAAAATCTTCCGTTTCGTAGACTATGAACCGCGTCTGAATGCGCTGGCAGCCCATTCAGGTCTTCTCGGTGTGCTTGAACAAATTATGGGGGATACACCTGAACTGTTTCAAGACATGGCACTTGTTAAACCCCCACGTCACGGGTCGGAAAAACCGTGGCATCAGGATTGCGCCTACTTCAACTTACCGGAAGGAACAACGGTTGTTGGCGTATGGATCGCCTTAGACGAAGCCACCCCCGAAAACGGATGCTTACACGTGATACCTGGCTCAAATAATGAGGGCCCGATGATCCATTTCAAACGGCGGGATTGGCAGATTTGCGATACAGATGTACCAGTAGGACGTGATACAATGGTTCCGCTTAAGCCGGGCGGTTGTCTCTTCTGGCACGGGTTGACGCATCACGGTAGTCCTGTCAATCAATCGGAGCAACGGCGCCGCGCGCTACAGTTCCATTATAAACCGGCGAGCTGCGAAGAAATTACAACGCAGGAACGGATGGAAGTTTATGGAAGTGAAGGGAAAGACGTAGATTGCTGAGTATTAGTTATCGGTTATCGGTTGATTGACTGTCAGCCATCGGCTATCGGAGGAATGGCAAAGAGGCTATCGGCTGTCGGCGGTCAGCAAAGAGGTGTATTTGTAACAATCGAATCTCATTTGGAATATTCGAGGCATGGGTGAATTGTTACCGAAACTCCTCTTTACCGATTGCTGACTGCTGATAGCCACTATGCTACTTCGTCTGTTCAGGGAAGGGTGCACGGATATCGTAACGTCCTTCAACAAATACCGGTAACTTTCCACCTTCAACCAAAAGGTCAAGCGGGTTTGGGCGCGTTTTTAAGGGGAAGGTTACAACGTCTTGGAGGCGCAACGATTCATAAATCGCCATCAGGATTTCTATGGTGCAAAGCCCATGTCTGCCAGCATTGCGATGTTCCTCAACATCACCTTCAATCCAGGCTAACATCTCATCAAATTGATTGGGTTCGCTTTGGCGGGGTTCAATAACCTGCCAGCCAGCGGCTTTGCTGTTGAGCAATTCAATTGTGCCGTTTTCACCGCGACGGAGCTGCCCATCGTCTCCATAGACGACATCGCCTCGGAGTCCGGGTTCGGGTAAATCGCTTTCATAGATTCCGCGGATCCCGCCTTCAAAGCAGATTTCCGCCATGCAGAGATCTTCGGTCCTCACCCGGCGTTCCCAGCGATCGGTTTTGCGTGCGACCTGACCGATAAGCCATTTGGGTTCAGGGTCACCAAGGATGTAGCGCATTTCGTCGATCTCGTGTGTGCCACGGTTCAGCAATCCGTGTCCATCGCGCCGGAGCATCGCTTGGGATTGACCAATTGCTCCCTCTTGGATCAGGCGACGAGCCTCACAGTTTTGACCACTAAAACGCCGTTGATGTCCGACCACTAACTTGACATTGTGTTTCTCACAGGCATCCATCATGTCCTGTGCATCGCCGACGGAAGCTGCCATAGGTTTTTCGGTAATAACACCCAACACCCCGTTTTCAGCAGCAGCGATTGTCGGTTCAGCGCGGACACTCTGCCACGTGGTGATACTAACGATGTCCAAGTCCTCTTTCTCGCACATTTCACCGAAATCGGTATAGTGGGTTGGAAGTGCGAATTCTTCAGCGAATTTCGCGGCGGATGCTTCACTGATGTCGGAAGCCGTGACCACTTCGGCACGCCCCGTATTGGTCCAATTATTTGCGTGGGAACGTCCCATACCACCGCACCCAATAATTCCAACACGATATGTTTTATCTGCCATCTGTTATACCTTTTTATGGTTATGGGTTATCAGTTTTCAGTTAAGAGGGAGCTTTGTAACAATTCACCACTTCCCGGAGCCCCAAATTTCGGCAGCTTGTTACAAAAGGCACAAACTGGAAAGTTCGCGCTACATTTGTGGCATATCTGGCGCAAACTATAAAGTTCGCGCTACATTTATCAAACTCACGTTACAAAAGCATTTCTTAACCGACGACTTCTGTCTCACAAGAATCATATATTATCAGAGATTGCCTGTCTATACAAGAAAATTTTCTGAAAAAGTGCCAATTTATCGTGATATTGACTCTCTCTAAGACAACATGTGTCTTTTTGGACACAACTTCACAAACCGAAAAGCCTTGTAACGCCATAGTTTTGTAACATATATCTAATTGGCATCGTTTATGCAGGTAGGAATAACACAATCCATATTCCGCGACGAAAATTTGTGAAGGAGTAGGAAAATGCAAAAATTAATCGTCAAAGGTGGTACTCGACTTCAAGGGACAATCCCAGTTAGCGGTTGCAAAAACGCAGTTCTGCCTATCGCAGTCGCCGCCGCAATTCTCGGCGACGGGGTCAGCGTACTCCACAACGTGCCGAACCTAACAGATGTAAAAACACTTAGTGCCGTATTGGAAGGACTTGGTGCCACAATAAAACTCAAAAATTCCACACTTTACATTGAACCAATAAACCACTTAGAATATGAAGCCCCTTATGAACTCGTGCGAAAGATGCGTGCATCCATCTATGTTCTGGGACCGCTCGTAACGAAACTTGGGAAAGCAAAAGTCTCATTCCCGGGCGGATGCGCTATCGGACCCCGACCGATTGATTTACATATTCGAGGGTTGGAGCATTTAGGTGCCGAGGTCACAGTGGAAAGTGGGTATATCTACGCACAAGCGGAACGCTTGGTGGGTACGGAGATGTATCTCATGGGGCAGCACGGACCGAGCGTGGGTGCAACTGCGAACATTATGATGGCTGCGACTCTGGCAGAAGGCACTACGGTTATCCGCGGTGCAGCATGCGAACCGCATATTTCCGACCTTGCCCACTTTCTCAACGCCATGGGAGGAGATATAGAAGGCATCGGGACTTCCGTCTTGACGATCCGAGGCGTTAAACAACTACGCGGAACAGAACATACTGTCATCTCCGATGATATTGAGGCAGGCACCTTCATGGTTGCAGGTGCTATCACCAAAAGTGATGTTTATGTCGAAGGCATTACACCACAACAAATTCCTGCTATCTCAGAAAAACTGACTGAAGCAGGTGTCCAATTGGATTGGGATGACAACGGTGTACGCGTTACAACGCCCCGTGAGTTAAAAGGTATCGATGTAACGACTGCCCCCTTCCCAGGTTTTCCAACAGATATGCAGGCACAAATTATGGGATTGCTCTGCCTCGCATCGGGGACAAGCGTTATTAACGAAAATGTTCACACAGATCGTTACATCCACGCAGCCGAACTGAACCGGATGGGTGCGAATATCATGCTCGATGGCACTAAAGCTGTGATTAATGGTGTTTCCAAACTCAGTGGCGCACCTGTGATGGCTTCCGATTTACGCGCGGGTGCCGTACTCGTTGCGGCTGGAATGGCAGCGGTAGGCGAAACCGTCATATCGCGCGTCTACCACATCGACCGAGGATACGAATCAATCGAAAAAAAACTGAACGACATCGGCGCAAACATCACACGAGTTAGCAACAGCGGCGAAGAAGTCTAATGACTTTTGGTGCCGCTTTTGGATTTTCAAAATTTGCTTTACAAAAGTCCGGAACGAAGAGGAAGGATTATTGAAGGATGTTACAAATTGTCGAGACAGGGACCCAAGAGGCTGAGGATTTTCTCTCAAAGTTGAAGGCGCGGGGGAAACTAA
This genomic window contains:
- a CDS encoding phytanoyl-CoA dioxygenase family protein; this translates as MNNVATGAHTDAVQFPYPVDLYRFDTSAKGISGGFPAVTEADIEYFHQYGYLVINDAFSPTEVEDALAGMVHLMDGKCPDFRAIQFEPKLAKQKNEMEVQERRDAIRKIFRFVDYEPRLNALAAHSGLLGVLEQIMGDTPELFQDMALVKPPRHGSEKPWHQDCAYFNLPEGTTVVGVWIALDEATPENGCLHVIPGSNNEGPMIHFKRRDWQICDTDVPVGRDTMVPLKPGGCLFWHGLTHHGSPVNQSEQRRRALQFHYKPASCEEITTQERMEVYGSEGKDVDC
- a CDS encoding Gfo/Idh/MocA family oxidoreductase codes for the protein MADKTYRVGIIGCGGMGRSHANNWTNTGRAEVVTASDISEASAAKFAEEFALPTHYTDFGEMCEKEDLDIVSITTWQSVRAEPTIAAAENGVLGVITEKPMAASVGDAQDMMDACEKHNVKLVVGHQRRFSGQNCEARRLIQEGAIGQSQAMLRRDGHGLLNRGTHEIDEMRYILGDPEPKWLIGQVARKTDRWERRVRTEDLCMAEICFEGGIRGIYESDLPEPGLRGDVVYGDDGQLRRGENGTIELLNSKAAGWQVIEPRQSEPNQFDEMLAWIEGDVEEHRNAGRHGLCTIEILMAIYESLRLQDVVTFPLKTRPNPLDLLVEGGKLPVFVEGRYDIRAPFPEQTK
- the murA gene encoding UDP-N-acetylglucosamine 1-carboxyvinyltransferase yields the protein MQKLIVKGGTRLQGTIPVSGCKNAVLPIAVAAAILGDGVSVLHNVPNLTDVKTLSAVLEGLGATIKLKNSTLYIEPINHLEYEAPYELVRKMRASIYVLGPLVTKLGKAKVSFPGGCAIGPRPIDLHIRGLEHLGAEVTVESGYIYAQAERLVGTEMYLMGQHGPSVGATANIMMAATLAEGTTVIRGAACEPHISDLAHFLNAMGGDIEGIGTSVLTIRGVKQLRGTEHTVISDDIEAGTFMVAGAITKSDVYVEGITPQQIPAISEKLTEAGVQLDWDDNGVRVTTPRELKGIDVTTAPFPGFPTDMQAQIMGLLCLASGTSVINENVHTDRYIHAAELNRMGANIMLDGTKAVINGVSKLSGAPVMASDLRAGAVLVAAGMAAVGETVISRVYHIDRGYESIEKKLNDIGANITRVSNSGEEV
- a CDS encoding HD domain-containing protein, translated to MNYAQVLNELETLVNETFALWEHNRVGFQWRHYTWNHSMRVRATSMELGRREGGDVKLLEVAGTLHDITKRYDGDFKTDKEGKRVFNPEGFWLNETLTPAGQNIVTELYDKHNLHGKVHHESGAVITENILAMYDFEPDFVEAATAVVFAHLKPTNLTEENFKLLYNRIENQILYDADTMDPNVGYTGFFRNIHIHAYFALQRGSFDLEDYVRNLPRWINSKQEFVDKLLTESSRELAQGRQDRNQRLFLQMVDELDDMEINRKYGLLGIIEYFVSENEDPHFLNQLNHLTNEWLPQRKQWLAEEEKDASARDRAQAAIDRVDDFLTLMTRESKGEV